Proteins from one bacterium genomic window:
- a CDS encoding Rrf2 family transcriptional regulator, translating into MLRLSKKAEYCILALRHLNQQTDRSATVKDLAAALQLSRPLLAKLLQKLARKRIVVSTQGASGGFALHKDLRRLSLMELVEMIDGPVTLTACRRGGRVCSRAPGCRLKKSLAPLKTHMRQLLKTVKVADL; encoded by the coding sequence ATGCTTAGACTTTCCAAAAAAGCCGAATACTGCATTTTGGCCCTGCGACATCTTAACCAGCAGACGGATCGAAGCGCCACGGTTAAAGACTTGGCCGCGGCCTTGCAGCTCTCCCGGCCCCTGCTGGCCAAGCTCCTGCAGAAACTGGCGCGCAAACGAATCGTGGTCTCCACCCAAGGCGCCTCCGGCGGCTTTGCGCTGCATAAGGATCTCAGGCGTCTGTCGCTGATGGAGCTGGTCGAAATGATCGACGGCCCGGTCACCCTGACGGCCTGCCGCCGCGGCGGCCGCGTCTGCTCCAGAGCGCCGGGCTGCAGGCTGAAAAAGTCCCTCGCTCCGCTGAAAACGCACATGCGCCAATTATTGAAAACCGTTAAAGTGGCGGATCTATGA
- a CDS encoding T9SS type A sorting domain-containing protein — protein MKYRTLITTVMLSFLLGTAGIGFAQLDNIIYGTVQNPDASIPLEKEIIYRAYLTSDIVDTTAADSCSDTGGWQINLTDFAAILPSWKAGDTLVVLFTNIGTGPFAGAQSSSRYVTKSEAETGGLQNVGNTALPVEMVSFAAACRDRGWGYEVTLEWKTVSETNNFGFEVLRSQNGQTFEKIAFLSGAGSTTAAQSYSYVDKDVVSGKYYYRLKQIDTDGQVMLSDIKEINLAVPDRYELGQNFPNPFNPTTEIMFKVKEEGRVQLVVFDLLGREVATLVDGKLAAGIHRINFDGRSLPSGMYLYVMKAGSYHQVKKMALIK, from the coding sequence ATGAAATACAGAACGCTTATAACAACGGTCATGCTGAGCTTTTTGCTGGGCACGGCCGGAATTGGGTTCGCCCAACTGGACAACATCATCTATGGCACGGTGCAAAATCCCGATGCCTCGATTCCTTTGGAAAAAGAGATCATCTACCGCGCCTATCTCACCAGCGATATCGTCGATACGACGGCGGCGGATTCCTGCTCCGATACCGGCGGGTGGCAGATCAACCTGACGGATTTCGCCGCGATCCTGCCTTCCTGGAAGGCCGGCGATACCCTGGTGGTGCTGTTCACCAATATCGGCACTGGCCCCTTTGCCGGCGCCCAAAGCTCCAGCCGATATGTGACTAAAAGTGAAGCGGAAACCGGCGGGCTGCAGAATGTGGGCAACACCGCCCTGCCGGTGGAGATGGTCTCCTTTGCCGCCGCCTGTCGCGATCGCGGCTGGGGCTATGAAGTGACCTTGGAGTGGAAGACGGTCAGCGAAACCAACAACTTTGGTTTTGAAGTGCTGCGCAGCCAGAACGGTCAGACCTTTGAAAAGATCGCATTTCTGTCCGGCGCCGGCTCCACCACCGCCGCACAATCCTATAGCTATGTGGACAAGGACGTGGTCAGCGGCAAATATTATTATCGCCTGAAACAGATCGACACCGACGGCCAGGTGATGCTCTCCGATATCAAGGAGATCAACCTGGCGGTTCCGGATCGCTATGAGCTGGGCCAGAATTTCCCCAATCCCTTCAATCCCACCACAGAGATCATGTTCAAGGTGAAGGAAGAGGGACGCGTTCAGCTGGTGGTCTTTGATCTGCTCGGCCGTGAAGTGGCCACGCTGGTGGACGGCAAGCTCGCCGCCGGCATTCACAGAATCAACTTTGACGGCCGCTCCCTGCCTTCAGGCATGTATCTGTATGTGATGAAAGCGGGCTCCTATCATCAGGTCAAAAAAATGGCGTTGATCAAGTAG
- a CDS encoding HD domain-containing protein — protein MKIMRKKVFFTSKLFSLIGDLADSVGVPVYVVGGYVRDRLLGKTGKDIDFVVIGDGPAFARRLAERLTHGRCTVYPKFGTAMLSYRNYVLEFVGGSKESYRGHSRNPEVEGADLQTDLARRDFTINAMAVGLNAEEFGRLYDPFNGQADLHQGLLRTPLDPELTFHDDPLRILRAVRFACRLHFHLEEKTRQGLIKKRERLSIISQERITDELWKILAASKPSLGFRLMEETGVLEIVLPEILALKGVEQIGRYRHKDVFDHTLKVLDNVSRTSDKLPLRLAALFHDVAKPQTKEFKQGAGWSFHGHEELGSRMMAAIGKRLRLSKEVVEYCQKLIRLHLRPIHLAEEGVTDSAVRRLIFQAGEEMDDLITLCRADITSGNEKLVARHLANFDSVAKRMLEVEESDRLRRFQPPVRGEEIMQVLGLTPGPLVGKIKTAIEEAILNGQIPNEHDAAFDYMMKIKDDLLPKAG, from the coding sequence ATGAAAATAATGAGAAAAAAAGTATTTTTTACCAGCAAGCTGTTTTCTCTTATCGGCGATCTAGCTGACAGTGTCGGCGTACCGGTCTATGTGGTGGGTGGGTATGTGCGCGATCGGCTGTTGGGTAAAACCGGCAAAGATATTGATTTCGTAGTCATCGGCGACGGGCCAGCCTTCGCACGACGGTTGGCCGAGCGTTTGACCCACGGCCGCTGCACCGTCTACCCCAAGTTCGGCACCGCCATGCTCTCCTATCGCAACTATGTGCTCGAGTTCGTCGGCGGCAGCAAGGAAAGCTACCGCGGCCATTCGCGCAACCCCGAGGTGGAGGGCGCGGATCTGCAGACGGATTTGGCCCGGCGTGATTTTACCATCAACGCCATGGCCGTGGGTTTGAATGCCGAAGAATTTGGTCGGTTGTACGATCCGTTCAATGGACAGGCTGATCTGCACCAGGGGCTACTCCGCACACCGCTTGATCCGGAACTGACGTTTCATGACGATCCTCTGCGCATCCTGCGCGCCGTCCGTTTCGCCTGCCGGCTCCATTTTCATCTGGAGGAGAAAACCCGGCAGGGGCTGATCAAGAAGAGGGAACGGCTGAGCATTATCTCGCAGGAGCGCATCACCGATGAGCTGTGGAAGATCCTCGCCGCATCAAAGCCCTCGCTGGGCTTTCGTTTAATGGAGGAGACCGGGGTTCTGGAGATCGTTCTGCCGGAGATCCTGGCGCTCAAGGGCGTTGAGCAGATCGGCCGCTACCGGCACAAGGATGTCTTTGACCACACGCTTAAGGTGTTGGATAATGTGTCGCGGACATCGGACAAACTGCCGCTGCGGCTGGCAGCGCTTTTTCATGATGTGGCCAAACCGCAGACCAAAGAGTTCAAACAGGGCGCTGGCTGGAGTTTTCACGGTCATGAAGAGCTGGGCAGCCGCATGATGGCCGCCATCGGCAAACGGCTGCGTCTATCCAAAGAGGTGGTGGAATATTGCCAGAAACTTATTCGGCTGCACCTTCGTCCCATTCATCTGGCGGAAGAGGGAGTGACGGACTCGGCGGTGCGCCGGCTTATTTTTCAGGCCGGCGAGGAGATGGACGATCTGATCACCCTGTGCCGTGCCGACATCACCTCAGGCAATGAAAAGTTGGTGGCCCGGCATCTGGCCAATTTCGACAGTGTGGCGAAGCGCATGCTGGAAGTGGAGGAGAGCGATCGCCTGCGACGGTTTCAACCGCCGGTCCGCGGGGAGGAGATCATGCAGGTCTTGGGATTGACGCCGGGTCCGTTGGTGGGAAAAATCAAGACCGCCATCGAGGAGGCCATTTTAAACGGGCAGATCCCCAACGAGCACGATGCGGCGTTCGACTATATGATGAAGATCAAGGACGACCTGCTGCCGAAAGCCGGTTGA
- a CDS encoding TolC family protein, whose protein sequence is MKRLCTLLIFFAMNIAPSFSQAVAPMTLQDCINTALKNNSSLRIEEQRLESAATNVTDAYSDVLPTLNTSFGSGVRYSGASVYKKLTNVFDPVTLTPKLDPITGNPIQEEVTIYQKSQQVKSHSASASLSQTLFNLGSLYNIKATKVARQAADHSVRNTRLAVILSVKEAYYELLKANRLKAVYDEAVKLAEEELVNAQSRLDIGISSQAEVFQAKVNLGTQRTSALNQENVVEMAKANLNNAMARDTNLPVEVIEDRSDPIFPTLSFDEAARTALENNEALKELGLNVKSSFYNIKQAQTRYLPTVGGYLSYNRNNDDIGRVYSTGLDRDYSASLGASLNFNLFNGFSDKAGVQRATINHRIAQETYNENQRNVLASVKQYFLQLEAYKDILEINKQNIEAAQENLRLQLEKRRVGAGTELEVSQAQTELTRAQANYVNAEYNAKIAEAQLEMVMGVENIPR, encoded by the coding sequence ATGAAACGCCTGTGCACGCTTCTGATCTTTTTTGCGATGAACATCGCTCCTTCGTTCAGCCAGGCCGTTGCCCCCATGACGCTGCAGGACTGCATCAACACGGCTCTTAAAAACAACTCCAGCCTGCGCATCGAGGAACAGCGGCTCGAATCCGCCGCGACCAATGTCACCGACGCCTATTCCGATGTGCTGCCGACTTTGAACACGTCGTTCGGATCCGGCGTGCGCTATTCCGGCGCCTCGGTTTACAAAAAGCTCACCAATGTTTTTGATCCGGTGACTTTGACCCCCAAATTGGATCCGATCACCGGCAATCCGATTCAGGAAGAGGTGACGATCTATCAAAAGAGCCAGCAGGTGAAATCGCACAGCGCCTCGGCGTCGTTGAGTCAGACCCTTTTTAATCTCGGCTCGCTGTACAACATCAAAGCAACCAAGGTGGCGCGGCAGGCGGCGGATCACTCGGTGAGGAACACCCGTCTGGCGGTGATCCTTTCGGTGAAAGAGGCCTATTATGAGCTGCTCAAGGCCAACCGTCTCAAGGCGGTTTACGACGAAGCCGTGAAACTGGCTGAGGAGGAACTGGTCAACGCGCAGTCGCGGTTGGATATCGGCATCTCTTCGCAGGCGGAGGTGTTTCAGGCCAAGGTAAACCTCGGCACGCAGCGCACCAGCGCGCTGAACCAGGAAAACGTGGTGGAAATGGCCAAGGCGAATTTAAACAACGCCATGGCACGCGACACGAATCTGCCGGTTGAAGTTATCGAGGATCGATCCGATCCTATTTTCCCCACCCTCAGTTTTGATGAGGCGGCCCGCACGGCTCTGGAGAACAATGAGGCGCTCAAAGAGCTGGGCTTGAACGTCAAAAGCTCCTTCTACAACATCAAGCAGGCGCAGACCCGCTATCTGCCGACCGTCGGCGGCTATCTGTCCTACAACCGTAACAACGACGACATCGGCCGTGTCTACAGCACCGGCCTCGACCGGGATTACTCCGCCAGCCTCGGCGCCAGCCTGAATTTTAATTTGTTCAATGGTTTTTCGGACAAGGCGGGGGTGCAGCGCGCCACCATCAACCATCGTATCGCCCAGGAGACGTACAATGAGAATCAGCGCAATGTTCTGGCTTCGGTGAAGCAGTATTTTTTGCAGCTGGAAGCATATAAGGACATTCTCGAGATCAATAAGCAAAACATCGAGGCGGCGCAGGAAAACCTTCGGCTGCAGTTGGAAAAGAGGCGCGTGGGAGCAGGCACAGAGTTGGAGGTGTCGCAAGCCCAGACTGAGTTGACCCGTGCGCAGGCCAATTATGTCAATGCCGAGTATAACGCTAAAATCGCCGAAGCGCAGCTGGAGATGGTGATGGGCGTGGAGAACATCCCCCGATAA